A stretch of Rhododendron vialii isolate Sample 1 chromosome 4a, ASM3025357v1 DNA encodes these proteins:
- the LOC131323905 gene encoding uncharacterized protein LOC131323905 codes for MATTTKKTLLFPPPPLFLSLLPLPNFLRLAPDSEDHLLWPPLETILLDGKVHRSLAHAGKVRGQTPKVAKQDTKKKPSGRAHKRMQYDRRFVTAKRLRSAGSHARPVEKQNRLSDHIIFVCMFCPFSVGLVLFFFWVKW; via the exons ATGGCGACAACCACGAAGAAAACCCTCCTCTTCCCACCTCCTCcgctatttctctctcttctgccTCTGCCTAACTTCCTCCGCCTTGCTCCGGACTCCGAAGACCACCTTCTGTGGCCTCCTCTTGAGACGATACTGCTCGATG GAAAGGTTCACAGATCGCTGGCTCATGCTGGTAAGGTGAGAGGCCAAACCCCGAAGGTGGCCAAACAGGACACGAAGAAGAAGCCAAGTGGCAGGGCTCACAAGCGCATGCAGTATGACCGTCGCTTCGTTACCGCCA AGAGGTTAAGAAGTGCTGGAAGCCATGCGCGTCCCGTGGAGAAGCAGAATCGGCTCTCCGACCATATAATCTTTGTATGTATGTTTTGCCCTTTTAGTGTTggcttggttttgttttttttttgggtaaaatggtaa